Part of the Anaerobaca lacustris genome is shown below.
GTTCTCGAACCAGCGCAGCACGGGCAGATGCCATTTGATCCAGTCGCCGATTCGGGAGAGTCGGTAGGGCCTGTCCGGACGGCGCGGACGCGTTCGAGACCAGATCCAAATCGGTGGAATCACGAAGAAGATCAGAAGGAACAAGCCCCAGGCGATCACCCCGTCGTGTTTGTAGACCAGTTCCCGCATAATCGCGATCAGCACGCGCGTCGACGCGGGCAAACGCCCCTCTGCCACCTCCTCCAACACCGAGGTGAGCTGTGGAATGACAAAGGTCATCAGACCCAGCGTCATGATGAACGTGATAGACAGGATCACCACAGGATAGGCGGCGTGAACGGGTTGCAGCCGCATCCGCTTGGCGGCCTGCAAGCGCAGATCGTTTTCGACGGCCTCGATCGCGGCCGGAAGTTGGCCTTTGGGCTCGGCCGCAGAGAGGATTGCCAGAGCCCGGCTGGGACAGCGAGGGTAGCCTCGGCGAATGGATTCGACCAGTGAGTGGCCCTGGACGAGCCACTTCTTGATCTGCTTGAGCACATAGGCGCTGCCATCAGTCCGTCCACTCGCGGCGCAGTCCAGCGCCATCGGCAGCGGCAGGTTCTGCCGCATGCTGCTGCCGAGGGTCGAGAAGACGTACGCCGCCGTGGCTTTGCGACTGCCGGCGCTGTAGCCGATCAGGCAGGCCACAACCGCCACAATCCCCAGCAACACGAACAGAGGGAGCACGAAACCGGCTCCGAGGGCCGCAAACGCCCCAAACGATCCAATCACGAACAGCGTGCCACCGATCGCCGCGAGGACCAGGAAGGCAAGTCGGTGGACCCATCGCTGTGGCTCAGCGTGCCGACCCCCGAGCGCGACCGCCACCAGCGTCACGAGGACAAGCACGGCGGCGCAGAGAGCTACCCACGCCTCATTGGTCTCGACGGCGAAGTAGACCATTCCCAGAACACCCAGAGGCACGGTCGTTAAGGCGAGAACCGGCCGTTTGTATCCCAGGATGGCGTACACAACCAAGAGAACGGCGATGATGGCAGGAAGTTCGAGCATTTTCGTTTCCTCAGCCGGCCGCTGACAGACTGGTAACGACCTGGATCATGGGCAGGAACATGGCGAGAATCGTGACACCGAGAAAGCCGCCCACCACGACGAGCATCATCGGTAGCAGGACAACCTGCAGCCGCGATTGGCCGGCGCGGGCCTGGTCAGCGTACATGTCGGCCAGGCTGTGCAGGTTGTCGGGCAGTTCGTTGCGCTGGGCGCCGAGCTGGACCGAATAGAGAAACAGCCGGGGCAGCATCCCGGCGTCGTGACCGGCCTCCATGAAGTTGGCGCCTTTCTCGATCTGCGCGGCCAGCCGCTCGCTGTCGAGCAGGAGCCGCTCGCTTCCGGCCGCGACGGCGCCCAGACGCAGGCACTCGGGCATGTCGCAGCCAGCCCCGACGAGAAGCGCCATCGCTTCGGCCATGCGGCTGAGCACACTGTTGTGCCAGAGCCGACCGATCACCGGCACGTGCAGCAAGAATCCCTCCTTGATTCGTCTGCCCGCGGGAGAGGCAGACAAGGCGACGAACAAGCCGACGACGACGGCGACGAACACGGCCACACCCGTCCAGAACGGCACCACGTTTCTCGCCAGATCGAGAACGCCCTGGGTCACCGGGTTGATCCTTCCTCCGATCATCTCCTCGAGAACGCCTTGGAACTGCGGAACGATGTACGTGAACACCAGTGTAATGATGATCGCCGCGAGGACAAAGACGACGGCCGGATAGCTGACGGCTTCGAAGATGATTCGGCGGGTGTGCGAGGCCAGTTCGAGGTGCCGATTCAGGCTGGTGAGCATCTCGGTCAGTCGGCCCGTCTCGACGCCGGCCTTCAGGATCCGGCCGTAGAGCGGGGGAAAGGCCCCCTGCCTCTTCTGAAACGCCTCCTCGATGCCCATTCCCGCCTCCAGGTCGGCGGCGATCTCCTCGACCAGCTTGCGCATCGACTTGGAGGTGATGTCCTGAGCCAACTCGCGCAGTCCTCGTTCCAACGGGATGCCCGCCTTGGTGATCGAGGCCAACTGCTGGTTGAACAGCAGAAACTCGTTGCGGCCAATGGCCGTCTTGGGCTGCTCGGTCCGGCCCTTCTCGATCGAGTTGACGGTCAGGCCCATCTCACGAAGGGCGGCGTCGGCCTCCTGCGAAGAGGGCGCCTCGATCGTCCCGGTCATCAGCCTGCCGCCGGCAGTCAATGCATTGTATTTGAACGTCGCCATGCTCTGGTTCCCAATTGTCCTGTCTCAAAAGACCTGAAGTCCTCTGTTTCCATCTGAACGCTACGGGGCGGCTCCATCGCTGAGACCGCATGCCCGATTCAGTTCCGCCTGTGTCGTGACGCCCGTTTCGACCAATCGCCGACCGTCCTCCAGGATCGTTGCATGGCCCTTGGTTTGCAGCAGGGTGTCCAGCTCTTCGAGGTCGGCCTTGGCCAGAATGGCCTTGCGCAGGTCGCTGTCCAGTTGGACCATCTCGGCAATCAGGAGGCGGCCTTTGAAGCCCGTCCCCAGACACGCATCACAGCCTACCGGCTCGTACTCGCCCGCCGCCTGCCTCTTGCACCGCTCGCAGAGCCTGCGGACCAATCTCTGGTTGACGACCGCTGCGATGCTCGACGTAACCTGGTAGGGCTCGATGCCCATTTCGAGCAGTCGCAGCAGCGCCCCGGCGGGCGTGCCGCTGTGCATCGTACTCATCAGCATGTGTCCGGTCAGGCCGGCCTCGATGGCGATTCGGGCCGTCTCGGCGTCGCGAATCTCGCCGATCATGAGCACCTGCGGGTCCTGGCGGAGCAGCGACCGCAGCGCCGTAGGGAAGGTCATCTGCCCGTGCGGCGTGATCGGCACCTGCGTGACCCCATCGATGCGAATCTCGACCGGGTCTTCCAGCGAGACGATGCTCTTGCCCGGCAGGGTACGAATGATATGGCGGAGGATCGCGGCCAGCGTCGTGCTCTTTCCGCTCCCGGCCGGACCGGTCAGCAGCAGCACACCCTGGCTCTGCGCCGCGACGGCCTTCAGTGCCCTTTCGATCTGCGGCGAAAAACCGAGTTGCTCCAGCGCCAGAAGGTCCTGCCGCCGGTAGAACAGGCGAACGACCGCCCGCTGACCATGGATGGTCGGAAAGATCGCCAGACGAACATCGGAGACCTTCTCGGCCGCTGCGCCGGAAATCTCCAGACGCCCTTCCTGGGGGATGTCGTTGCGGTAGGTCAGAAGTCCCCCGAGCACCTTGAGCCGGGCGACCACGTTGTCGGTCAGCGTCGCCGGGAGGCCTTCGACCGGGTTGAGAACGCCATCCAGGCGGAATTTCACGACGAGCGAGTCGGCCGTCGGCTCGAAATGGACGTCGCTGGCCTCGGCCTGGATCGCCTGGGCGAGCAGGTCGTCCACCAGGGCGACCACGTCCAGTCCGTTGTGCTGCCGACGATCGTGCGTCTTTGGGGCCATCGAACCTGCTCGTATCCCTGTTTTGGTTCGTCCAGAAGTCCCCAGTGGACTCTGTTCTTGCACTTTTAGGACGCGCCGGCGCAACCGGCGTTAATCGGAAAGGTGTTTTTTGCACTTTCGACGGTTTTTCGTTAACATGGGCTCGGAGCGCGCGTCTACTCATAGAAAGCCGCGCAGTCGGGAGCATTGGTGCTTATGTTCGACAGAACCGTTCGTTGCGACCTGCTTTGGGCCCCCGGTCTCAGTGAGGCCGTGGACGTGAGCCAGCGGTGGATCCTCACCGCGATGGAGCGACACGGCTCGGAGCTGGTGACCATGCTCTGGCGAATCCTCGGCAACGAGCAGGACGTCTGCGATGCCTACCAGACGACGTTTCTCCAACTGGCTCATCGTGACGACCGGCGTCAGCCCAGGCACATCAAGGCCTACCTGTTCCGCACGGCCAGCAACGCCGCCATCACCATGCTCCGACGCCGGGTCGTGGAGAGTCGAACCCTGTCGGAGATGGAGATTCGAGCCCGGCATGCTGAATCGACCCAGCCCGACTTCGACGCCCGGCGCCTGACAGAGAGGCTTCGACACCTGATCGCCGAATTGCCCGACCACTTGCGAAGCGTCATCGCGCTGCGCGATCTGGGCGAGTTGCCCTACGAAGAAGTCGCGCGTACCCTGCAGATATCAACAGGCACCGCCCGCGTATATCGGTGTAAGGCCGTTCAACTGCTGGCCGCCTGGATGAATAGAGAGGTGCAACCATGAAGCCGCCGAACATTCGAGAACGGCTTTTTCCCACTTTGACACCGCCGGTCAGTAAGTGCCGACGCACCCGCCAGTGGTTTGCCGCGGCCCTGAGTCGTCGATTGGGGCCGGAGGCGAGTTGGGTCCGTCGCCATGTGGCCACCTGCCCGCGCTGCCGGAGACGCCTGGCCGCCCTGCGGAACGTGGAGATGGCCCTCTCGCTTCTTCGGTCGCAGCCGCAAAGCCTGGACCTGCTCGGTCGGGCCAACGCCCACACGATCAAGATGCTGGAACACGATCTGCGAGACGCCCCGAAGGCCCGAAAACTCGAACGGTCGCGACCGGAGCCTTCGCTCGTCGAACGATTCGGTCCATACCGCCGCAGTGCCGTGAACGTGGCCGCCTGCATCGCGATCGTCCTGTTGACCCGCACCGGCGTGTTCCGCTCGCTGGACAAGGCCCGCACCGGCGGGGACAAGATGATGCGGCAGTACTACGCCCATCACCTCGGGGACGATCTGACCCGAGAACTCTTCGACGCCTGAGCGGCCCTGCTGCGGCCATCGCATCTCAACACCCGAACTTGAGCGGTCGGCCTTCGTCAACGTCCGCTTATCGGACCGGCCCTCCTTCGGATCCCCCATCACCGGCGCGTCGTGCGAGCGTCCCCTTTGGCCACGGTCGGTTGTTTTCTATATTTTACGTGGCGGTCGCCGGGGCGTATTCATCACCGTCGCCGGCCCTGGAAGGCGTCTTGGCCGAGAGGCCGGACCGTGACGTCGGCGGAGCGCCCGGCCCCATCGAATGGACCGGCCCTGCAAAGTCGCGGTTTTTTGGTCAATTGACGGGCAAAGGAAGCCGACAGAGATGGTGAATCCGCTTTGAACTGTTTGTGAATCGATGTGAATCATGCTCAAGAAGTGTGCGATACTCGGACTGGCCCTGTTGCTGATCGGAGGCCTCTCGCAGGCATGGCTGCGGAAGCAGGCCGACGCCGAACGAGAGGAGACCTCCGCCACGGCCACCGGAGACACTCTGCAATCGGCGGACTATCTGCAGAAGTACGGCCAATGGTACCGCCTGACGGCCGAACAGCAGAACCGGCTGGTCCTGGAACTCGATGAGGACCGCAAGAACAAGACGCCGGAGGAACTGATGGCCGAGCAGAGGGCGCGCCTTCGCGCCGACCTGCCCAGGCTGGCCGCCGGCGAAATGAACCCGGGCGACATCGCCGACTACCTGTACGGGCGGAACTGGGAGGACGACGTCCTGCAATACCGCCAGCGTCGGGAGCAGGAGCAGATCGCCCAGACGACCTCGGTGGTGTGCCTGTCGATCGGCGGGGCCCTCTTCGGCATCTGTCTGACGATCTGGGTACTGTGGTCTGTCGTCCGCGCGTTCAAGGCCCTCGCCAAACGTCGCACCGATCGCAGCGGCAGCATCGACTCCGATCCGACGGAGTTAACGGACATTCTGCACGAAGACGACATCGATGAAAATGACGACCCGGAAGAGTCGCTCGAAGACTCCGATGCCGCGCTCGATGAACCAGGGCCTGCCTTGTCTCCGACATGGTGCGAACCCAATCCGAGCGACCGGGATCAAGGCGAGCGGTTTCTGGTGCCCAGACGGCATCGGGACCTGCCTCCCGGACGTCCGACGCTGGCCATCGAGCCCCGACCGCAGGAGGACGCCGCCGTCGCCGTGCTCATGTCGGACGAGCCGTCGGGAGAACAGGAATGGTCGCCTCTGATGGAATGGACGACGCCCACGGACGAGGAAGACCCGGCGGAGACAACACCGCAGAAACAACGGTTCACGCCGAGGCCGCGCGTGGCCGTTCTCGGTGCGACCGAGATCGTCTCGGCCCCCCCGCCGGCAGCGGCAGCGGTGACCGAGAGCCCCTTGACCGAACAGGCCGAGGACCTTCAGAGGCAGATTGCCGAGTTCAAACAGATGGCTCAGAGCGTGCAGCAGGCGTCACGCGAGCAGTCCGAGCCGCTGGGCAACACGCTCAAGGAACTGGCCCAGCAGGTCTCGGCCATCCGGGAGTACGCCGCCTGCCAGCAGAACCGCGTGGAGAAACTCCAGGACGGCTACGACTGGAGCATCATCCGCACGTTTTGCCTGCGGGTGATCCGCTGTATCGACAATCTCGAAAATCGAATCGACAAGCTCGGCGAAGACGACGAGGGCGCTCTTCAGCTTGAGGAGGTCCGGGACGAATTGCTGTTCGCCCTGGAATCCAGCGGCGTCGAGCAGTACCGTCCCGACGTCGGCAGCGACTACCGCGGACAGGAAAAGTTCGCCGAGGCCGTCAAAGAGAAAGAATCAGCACCGCAACCAAGCCAGGTCGGCGCGATCGCGAAAGTGGTCCGGCCGGGCTATCGATACATCACGGACGAGGACAGTTACAAGGTCGTCAGGACGGCACAGGTGAAGTTATTCGGCTGAGCCCTCTCGGCGCCCCTTCGGGCGACGCGAAGGACTCTGTGGGACAACGTTGTACGCAGGAGACAACCATGGCTAACATCGTCGGCATTGATCTGGGAACGACGTTTTCGGAACTGGCGATCCTCAACGCGATCGGCAAACCGGAGATCGTTCCGAACGCGGACGGAGAGCGACTGACCCCATCGGCCATCTTCTTTGATGAAGAGAACCCCGAACTCATCCGCGTGGGGATCGAGGCCCTCAATTCGAGGCACCTGAACCCGGCACGTTCCGTTCGGTGGATCAAGCGTCACATGGGCGACACCGAGCACAAGGTGAACATCGACGGAACCGACTGGACCCCCGTGGAGCTGTCGGCGCTGATCCTCAAGAAGCTCAAGCAGGATGCGGAGGCCACCCACGGCGAGATTCGCGACGCGGTGATCTCCGTCCCGGCTCACTTCGACGAGGTCCGACGCAAGGCGACGATGGACGCGGGCACCGCCGTCGGTCTCAACGTGATCGCCATCGTCAACGAGCCGGTGGCGGCCGCCCTGTGCTACGCCACGACGCGCGAGGTGGCCGGCAAGGTGCTCGTCTACGACCTCGGTGGTGGCACGTTCGACGTCACGTTGATGGACGTCAACGGCCTTCAGATGGACATCATCTGCTCTCAGGGCGACCACGCCCTCGGCGGCATCGACTTCGACAACAAGATCCTCGAGATCCTCCAGAAGCTCTACCGCGACAAGTTCGGCGCCGAGCTGATCGGGTCGGAAGAGGACCGGGCCAAGTACGAAGACGAGGCCGAGGACATCAAGAAGACCCTGTCGCGTCGTCCCGTGGCCAAGAAGATTCTCTACGGCGCCGCCGGAAGCATGCGGGCCGAGGTCACACGGGAGATGTTCGAAGAGGCAATCGCCCCGCTGGTGGCCCGCACCGACATGATGGTGGAGGTCGCGCTGGACGAGGCCGGCATCAAGCCGTCCGACGTCAACACTGTGTTGCTGGTCGGCGGTAGCACGCGGGTGCCTCTGGTGCGAACGCACCTGGAAGAGACCTTCGGCTTTCCGCCCGAGAGCGCGGTGAACGTCGACGAGTGCGTCGCGCTGGGCGCGGCGCTTCACGCCGGCCTGACCGCCGTGCGTCAGAACCCCGACGCCGTCGACGCCGGCATTCGCACCGGCCTGCAGGACATCTGCCTGACGGACGTCTGCAACCACAGTTACGGAACGATCTGCGCGCCGATCGACAAGGAGACCGGCCGCCGGGTGATTCAGAATCGGATCATCCTCAAAAAGAACACGCCGCTGCCGTGCGAGGCCACGCAGACCTTCTATACGGTTTCACAGGGTCAGGAGAAGGTCGAGGTGACAGTTACCCAGGGCGAGGATTCCGATCCGGCGTACGTCAACACGATCGCCACCCAACGGTTTGAACTGCCGCCGAACCGGCCGGCCGAGCGGCCCATCAACGTCACGTACAGCTACGATCTCAACCAGCGAATGCACTGCAAATTCGAGGACGTCGACTCCGGCCGCGTCCTCGAAGTGGATTTCTCGCTGGATCAGGGCGAAGAGGTCTCGCAGAGTGAGGTAGACGAAAGCGCCAAGGAGTTGCAGTCGTTCAAGGTGCAGTAGGTCCTGGAACCATGTCCCATGCTTAGAATCCTGATTCCAGTTGCGGCCATGATCGTGGGGGTGGGGGCCGGGGTCTTCATCGGAATGCGACGCCGAGGCCCGGCGCCGACCGGGACCGACCGATCCCGATGGACCTCAGGACTCGAACGCGCCCGCACGCTGCTGTCGCGTGTCTGCGGCTGGATCACAAGGATCATCCGTTGGACGAGCGGCATCGCAACGCATCTGCCGGACCGACTCAAACAGACCACCCAGGGTCTCCGCGATCAACGCCAATCGGGCGGCGCGCCGCAAGAGGGCAACGATCCCGCCCCTCATGCGGTCGGCGAAGGAAACGATCGAACCGCCACGCGAACCGAGAAGGACCATGAACCAGGCCCATCCGAGACATCGGACGGCGGCGTCGACCTGAGCGGATTGAACTGCCGCGCCCGGATCGGCAGAGAGCCGAAAGGCGACACCTGGCAGACGGTCCTGATCGTGGACATCTGCGGTGTCATCGAGGCCCCGGACGACGGGCACGACGTCGATCTCAAGGCCACCTTGAGCGACATCACGGACCGCAAAGGTCCGGCTCTGCCCGCACTGGTCCGGCCCAAGCAGGGGCCGATCAGTCGGACCTCTCACTTCGCCTATCAGACGCAGATCGGGCGGCTCTGCCACCAGCACACGGTCCTGGAGGACTGGATGGCGGTGGCGCAGATCTCGCCGGAGTGGTTCGTCCTGCCGCGACAGGGCCATCGCGAACTGCGATTCGACATCGCCATCGTCTCGCGCTCGACCGGCGAACAACTCGCCGCCGGCACGTGCATCGGCGCCTTCGAGAACATCGAGGTCGGCTACCTCGATATCGACGACAACATCCAGCGAGCCAAGACCCTCGCCGTCGGACTGGCTTTCAGCGTGGGTGCGGCCAACAACGCCCTGCAGGAACCCGAGATCAACGTGATCCACGGCTGGGTCCGGACGAACTTCGGCTCGGGCGACGCCTCCGAGGGGGCACGGCTGGAACTGGAGCAAGCCCTCCGCAAGACCGCCACCTTCTTCCTGCGAGGCGGACGCCTGAACCTGGAAGAGATCTGCCGGGAGATCGTGGAGATCGCCCCGATGGTCGGCCGCCTTGACATCATGGATTTGTCGCTCCGGGTCGCCGGGGCGAAGGGCCAGGTCACCGCCGCCGATCTGAGGCTGCTCAAGGACCTGGCGCAGTGGCTCAAGATCGATCGCGGTAGGCTCCGCACGATGGTCGAGAAGACGCTCCCCGTGAGCATGCATCAGAGCGAAGATGCCGAGATGATTCTCGGCGTCACGACGGAGATGAACCAAGACGAGGTCCGCCACCAATTGAACCGGGAGTACGCCAAGTGGAGCTCGCGCGTGATCAGTTCCGATCCGGCGATCCGCAAACAGGCCGATCAGATGCTCAACCTGATCGCCGACGCCCGAACGCAGTATATCGGCGTCAAACTCTCGAAATAGCCCCAGCAGACCCTGTGACAGGCGACAAAGCCTTCCGCACCCAAGGACCGGCGGCACCGATCAGAAGATCGTATAGATGAACGGCGCCGCGCTCGTGCCGGCCAGCAGGACCACCAGCCCCAGCAGCAAGAGCACCCCCACGATGGGCAGCAGCCACCATTTCTTGTTGTGCTTGAGGAAGTGCCAGAACTCCGCAACGAGGGAGGAACGCTTCTCTTGGGCGAGCCGCTCAAATCGGGTCGAGTCTTTTTCGGTCATCTCAGGCGCACCTCACGGATCAGAACTGTTGGAAGTAGCGTTCCACTTTCGTCGTCTGGCGGTGTGGCACCCAGTAGCTCGGGGCCTTCGAATCGAACTTCCGGCACAACACGTCGCGGCCGATCAACCGAAACAGCAGGCCCACGGGCACGAACAGACCGAAATAGACGACGCCCATCAGGACCAGACTGACGACGAAACCGATCGGCAGCGTCACCGCCACCAGCGTGACATAAACATAGCGTGTCAGCGTCAGTGAGACAAGTCCGCTGAGCCAGACGAATCCGCCAAACGCGACGATGCCGGCGCACCAGCGGACGTCCACGCCCTTGAGCGTATACAACAGCACCGCGATCAACGTCGTCGCGGCGACGGCGATGAGCCGAAAGCCGTTGAGGTCTTTGCGGCTTGGGTTCCAGTTGACGCTGACCAACGACATCATTCACTCCTCGGATCCGTCGCCCCGTCAATCCAGCTTGAACTGCGACTTGTAGCGTTCCACGTCATGCTGCGGCACCTGCGGTTGTTCGTGCTTGTAGAGCAGATGCCTACCCAGGACAAGCACGTCCATATCGGTGGCCATGAAACAGCGATAGGCATGCTCCGGCGTGCAGACGATCGGCTCGCCACGGATGTTGAAGCTGGTGTTGATGATCACTGGACATCCCGTCCTGGCCTTAAAGCGGCTCATCAGCTCGTACAAAGGCCCGTGACGGTCCCGGTCCACCGTCTGAACCCGCGCCGAGTAGTCCACGTGGGTCACCGCCGGAATGACGCTGCGCTTGTCTTTGAGGCGGTCGAGGCCCGTCGCCTGGGCGCCGTCGCCGTCAAGCCGCTTGTCCGGCCGCACCGGTGCGACGATCAGCATGTACGGGCTCTCCTGCCCGGGTTCGAGACCGAAGTATTCCGGCGCGTCCTCGACCAGCACACACGGTGCAAACGGGCGGAACGATTCTCTGAACTTGATCTTGAGGTTCATCACCGATTGCATCTTCTCGCTGCGGGCGTCGCCGATAATGCTCCGGCTGCCCAGCGCACGCGGCCCGAACTCCATCCGCCCCTGGAACCAGCCCACCACGTTCTCCGACGCCACCAGATCCGCCACACAATCGTACAGATCCGCTAGCCGTTCGAAGGTGTGGTGCGGGGCGCCGACGCTCTGGAGGAACTCGCGGACCGCCTCATCGTCGAACGCCGGACCGAGCAGCGACCCGCCCTGCGCGTCGCGCACGCCGACCTTGCGCTCGTGATCGAGCAACTGATGCCACACGAACAGGGCCGCACCCAGCGCTCCGCCGGCGTCTCCCGCCGCCGGTTGCACCCAGATGTTCTCGAACGGACTCTCTCGCAGGACCCGTCCATTGCCCACGCAGTTCAGCGCGACGCCGCCGGCCAGCACGAGGTTCTTCATCCCCGTCTCCTGGTGAACGTTCCGGGCCATGCGAAGCATGATCTCCTCCGTCACCGACTGAATCGACGCGGCCACGTCCATCGTGTGCTCGGTAATCGGACCCTCGGGCTTGCGGACCGGCGCGCCGAAGAGACGCTCGAATCGTCGGTCCACCATCACGGTCTTGTACCCATAGGGGAAATACCGCA
Proteins encoded:
- a CDS encoding Hsp70 family protein, with the translated sequence MANIVGIDLGTTFSELAILNAIGKPEIVPNADGERLTPSAIFFDEENPELIRVGIEALNSRHLNPARSVRWIKRHMGDTEHKVNIDGTDWTPVELSALILKKLKQDAEATHGEIRDAVISVPAHFDEVRRKATMDAGTAVGLNVIAIVNEPVAAALCYATTREVAGKVLVYDLGGGTFDVTLMDVNGLQMDIICSQGDHALGGIDFDNKILEILQKLYRDKFGAELIGSEEDRAKYEDEAEDIKKTLSRRPVAKKILYGAAGSMRAEVTREMFEEAIAPLVARTDMMVEVALDEAGIKPSDVNTVLLVGGSTRVPLVRTHLEETFGFPPESAVNVDECVALGAALHAGLTAVRQNPDAVDAGIRTGLQDICLTDVCNHSYGTICAPIDKETGRRVIQNRIILKKNTPLPCEATQTFYTVSQGQEKVEVTVTQGEDSDPAYVNTIATQRFELPPNRPAERPINVTYSYDLNQRMHCKFEDVDSGRVLEVDFSLDQGEEVSQSEVDESAKELQSFKVQ
- the grpE gene encoding nucleotide exchange factor GrpE — its product is MLKKCAILGLALLLIGGLSQAWLRKQADAEREETSATATGDTLQSADYLQKYGQWYRLTAEQQNRLVLELDEDRKNKTPEELMAEQRARLRADLPRLAAGEMNPGDIADYLYGRNWEDDVLQYRQRREQEQIAQTTSVVCLSIGGALFGICLTIWVLWSVVRAFKALAKRRTDRSGSIDSDPTELTDILHEDDIDENDDPEESLEDSDAALDEPGPALSPTWCEPNPSDRDQGERFLVPRRHRDLPPGRPTLAIEPRPQEDAAVAVLMSDEPSGEQEWSPLMEWTTPTDEEDPAETTPQKQRFTPRPRVAVLGATEIVSAPPPAAAAVTESPLTEQAEDLQRQIAEFKQMAQSVQQASREQSEPLGNTLKELAQQVSAIREYAACQQNRVEKLQDGYDWSIIRTFCLRVIRCIDNLENRIDKLGEDDEGALQLEEVRDELLFALESSGVEQYRPDVGSDYRGQEKFAEAVKEKESAPQPSQVGAIAKVVRPGYRYITDEDSYKVVRTAQVKLFG
- a CDS encoding type II secretion system F family protein — translated: MATFKYNALTAGGRLMTGTIEAPSSQEADAALREMGLTVNSIEKGRTEQPKTAIGRNEFLLFNQQLASITKAGIPLERGLRELAQDITSKSMRKLVEEIAADLEAGMGIEEAFQKRQGAFPPLYGRILKAGVETGRLTEMLTSLNRHLELASHTRRIIFEAVSYPAVVFVLAAIIITLVFTYIVPQFQGVLEEMIGGRINPVTQGVLDLARNVVPFWTGVAVFVAVVVGLFVALSASPAGRRIKEGFLLHVPVIGRLWHNSVLSRMAEAMALLVGAGCDMPECLRLGAVAAGSERLLLDSERLAAQIEKGANFMEAGHDAGMLPRLFLYSVQLGAQRNELPDNLHSLADMYADQARAGQSRLQVVLLPMMLVVVGGFLGVTILAMFLPMIQVVTSLSAAG
- a CDS encoding type II secretion system F family protein, which gives rise to MLELPAIIAVLLVVYAILGYKRPVLALTTVPLGVLGMVYFAVETNEAWVALCAAVLVLVTLVAVALGGRHAEPQRWVHRLAFLVLAAIGGTLFVIGSFGAFAALGAGFVLPLFVLLGIVAVVACLIGYSAGSRKATAAYVFSTLGSSMRQNLPLPMALDCAASGRTDGSAYVLKQIKKWLVQGHSLVESIRRGYPRCPSRALAILSAAEPKGQLPAAIEAVENDLRLQAAKRMRLQPVHAAYPVVILSITFIMTLGLMTFVIPQLTSVLEEVAEGRLPASTRVLIAIMRELVYKHDGVIAWGLFLLIFFVIPPIWIWSRTRPRRPDRPYRLSRIGDWIKWHLPVLRWFENNNATLQTVELLRVAIRTDCPINEAIRSTLGLDVNQGFRRRLACWLRRVEQGDDVAAAARGCGLASALAWAFDRNAGADHTPAVLETLESFYRSNYSYRVNLTRFILWPFGIILLGATVGFVVYAVFSPTVAVLTFMTGNIYP
- a CDS encoding carbamoyltransferase family protein, with the protein product MNILGISAFYHDSAAALVVDGAIVAAAQEERFTRIKHDPGFPSHAVGFCLQAAKLQAEDLDFVVFYEKPLVHFERLLETYIAYVPRGFRQFLMSIPLWLKQKLHLPRELDRALGGRYKGRYVFTEHHESHAASAFFPSPFEEAAILTLDGVGEWATASAGVGRGSRIELQKVIHFPHSLGLLYSAFTYYTGFRVNSGEYKLMGLAPYGEPKFHDLILKELLDLKEDGSFRLNMRYFPYGYKTVMVDRRFERLFGAPVRKPEGPITEHTMDVAASIQSVTEEIMLRMARNVHQETGMKNLVLAGGVALNCVGNGRVLRESPFENIWVQPAAGDAGGALGAALFVWHQLLDHERKVGVRDAQGGSLLGPAFDDEAVREFLQSVGAPHHTFERLADLYDCVADLVASENVVGWFQGRMEFGPRALGSRSIIGDARSEKMQSVMNLKIKFRESFRPFAPCVLVEDAPEYFGLEPGQESPYMLIVAPVRPDKRLDGDGAQATGLDRLKDKRSVIPAVTHVDYSARVQTVDRDRHGPLYELMSRFKARTGCPVIINTSFNIRGEPIVCTPEHAYRCFMATDMDVLVLGRHLLYKHEQPQVPQHDVERYKSQFKLD
- a CDS encoding DUF5989 family protein, translating into MTEKDSTRFERLAQEKRSSLVAEFWHFLKHNKKWWLLPIVGVLLLLGLVVLLAGTSAAPFIYTIF
- a CDS encoding GspE/PulE family protein; this encodes MAPKTHDRRQHNGLDVVALVDDLLAQAIQAEASDVHFEPTADSLVVKFRLDGVLNPVEGLPATLTDNVVARLKVLGGLLTYRNDIPQEGRLEISGAAAEKVSDVRLAIFPTIHGQRAVVRLFYRRQDLLALEQLGFSPQIERALKAVAAQSQGVLLLTGPAGSGKSTTLAAILRHIIRTLPGKSIVSLEDPVEIRIDGVTQVPITPHGQMTFPTALRSLLRQDPQVLMIGEIRDAETARIAIEAGLTGHMLMSTMHSGTPAGALLRLLEMGIEPYQVTSSIAAVVNQRLVRRLCERCKRQAAGEYEPVGCDACLGTGFKGRLLIAEMVQLDSDLRKAILAKADLEELDTLLQTKGHATILEDGRRLVETGVTTQAELNRACGLSDGAAP
- a CDS encoding RNA polymerase sigma factor; amino-acid sequence: MFDRTVRCDLLWAPGLSEAVDVSQRWILTAMERHGSELVTMLWRILGNEQDVCDAYQTTFLQLAHRDDRRQPRHIKAYLFRTASNAAITMLRRRVVESRTLSEMEIRARHAESTQPDFDARRLTERLRHLIAELPDHLRSVIALRDLGELPYEEVARTLQISTGTARVYRCKAVQLLAAWMNREVQP